A DNA window from Sphingomonas changnyeongensis contains the following coding sequences:
- a CDS encoding efflux transporter outer membrane subunit yields MTHKAGGRRLFATLLPGLLLAGCAAGPDYQTPAVPGGAAPRLREADLAAVTPSPLPAQWWRLFGDAELDRLVARALERNTDLRQASANLQRARALLSEARAGQLPTTGLNAQYVRQRFGGQVFNAVGGFPVLTTDFYSTTFDASYEIDLFGGVSRAVEAARADAAAAQAQVDAARVTVAAETARAYVLACAYAVQADVARETVRLQDQSFDLTRRLVEAGRSTRRDLAQAEALKAQTEAELPRLEAERRAALYALAYLTGDAPEAADMTAAQCRTLPRIAQPIPVGDGQALIARRPDVRAAERTLAADTARIGVATAALYPSISLGGQALLGSPQIGDLGRSASFGYSLGPLISWSFPLNGAGRARVRQARAGAEASLAAFDGTVLKALQEAEQALARLGGALDREAALARANAATAEAARLSELRYRAGADSFLQLLDAERQRAAARATLAQAEADRAEAQITLFKALGGGWEAPAKP; encoded by the coding sequence ATGACGCACAAGGCCGGCGGGCGCCGCCTGTTTGCAACCCTGCTGCCGGGGCTGCTTCTGGCCGGCTGTGCGGCCGGCCCGGATTACCAGACCCCGGCTGTGCCCGGCGGCGCCGCGCCCCGGCTGCGCGAGGCGGATCTGGCGGCGGTCACGCCCAGCCCGCTGCCGGCGCAGTGGTGGCGGCTGTTCGGCGATGCCGAGCTTGACCGGCTGGTCGCCCGCGCGCTTGAACGCAACACCGATCTGCGTCAGGCGAGCGCCAATCTGCAGCGCGCACGGGCGCTGCTGAGCGAGGCGCGCGCCGGGCAGCTGCCGACGACCGGCCTCAACGCCCAATATGTCCGCCAGCGCTTTGGCGGGCAGGTGTTCAACGCGGTCGGCGGCTTTCCGGTGCTGACCACCGATTTCTATTCGACCACCTTCGACGCGAGCTACGAGATCGACCTGTTCGGCGGGGTCAGCCGGGCGGTCGAGGCCGCGCGTGCCGATGCCGCCGCCGCCCAGGCGCAGGTCGATGCCGCGCGGGTGACCGTCGCTGCGGAAACCGCGCGCGCCTATGTGCTTGCCTGCGCCTATGCGGTGCAGGCCGATGTCGCGCGCGAGACGGTGCGGTTGCAGGACCAGAGCTTTGACCTCACCCGCCGGCTGGTCGAAGCCGGGCGCAGCACAAGGCGCGATCTTGCCCAGGCCGAGGCGCTCAAGGCGCAGACCGAGGCCGAGCTGCCCCGGCTGGAGGCCGAACGCCGCGCCGCGCTCTATGCGCTTGCCTATCTGACCGGCGACGCGCCCGAGGCGGCCGACATGACGGCGGCGCAGTGCCGCACCCTGCCCCGCATCGCGCAGCCGATTCCGGTCGGCGACGGCCAGGCGCTGATCGCCCGGCGGCCCGATGTGCGCGCCGCCGAACGCACGCTCGCCGCCGACACCGCGCGCATTGGTGTGGCGACCGCCGCGCTCTATCCGTCAATCTCGCTCGGCGGGCAGGCGCTGCTCGGATCGCCGCAGATCGGCGATCTCGGTCGGTCGGCCAGCTTTGGCTATTCGCTCGGCCCGCTGATCAGCTGGTCATTCCCGCTGAACGGCGCCGGCCGCGCGCGCGTGCGCCAGGCGCGGGCCGGCGCGGAGGCCAGCCTTGCCGCCTTTGACGGCACGGTGCTGAAGGCGTTGCAGGAGGCCGAACAGGCGCTGGCCCGGCTGGGCGGTGCGCTCGACCGCGAGGCGGCGCTCGCCCGCGCAAATGCCGCCACGGCGGAGGCCGCGCGCCTGTCCGAACTGCGTTACCGCGCGGGGGCCGACAGCTTCCTGCAATTGCTCGATGCCGAGCGGCAGCGCGCCGCCGCCCGCGCCACCCTCGCCCAGGCCGAGGCCGACCGCGCCGAGGCCCAGATCACGCTGTTCAAGGCCCTAGGCGGGGGCTGGGAAGCCCCCGCGAAACCTTAG
- a CDS encoding PEPxxWA-CTERM sorting domain-containing protein: protein MKSPLKGGLLAGAAFGLAGSANAAITVHTTSGSFTAAATGLQTDTFNDLSEILYSSPLSRSAGSFSYQASAANGLFPGSVSGNRFLSTNTATNLITFANFGTAVSAIGGRFFGSDRNGDFIRSPSITLTATDTTGSVVEVIVNPTTSSFRGFTTTGSFVSLLVAGFNPVASNPLWPSVDDLQLGTAVTDAIPEPASWAMMISGLSLAGAAMRRRRVNVAFA, encoded by the coding sequence GTGAAAAGCCCTCTGAAAGGAGGGTTGCTTGCCGGTGCAGCCTTTGGCCTTGCCGGCAGCGCCAACGCGGCGATCACCGTGCACACCACGTCGGGCAGCTTCACCGCCGCCGCTACCGGGCTGCAGACCGACACGTTCAACGACCTGTCCGAGATCCTCTATTCGTCGCCGCTGAGCCGCAGCGCCGGCTCGTTCAGCTATCAGGCGTCAGCCGCGAACGGGCTGTTTCCGGGCAGCGTGTCGGGGAACCGGTTCCTGTCGACCAACACGGCAACCAACCTGATCACGTTTGCGAACTTCGGCACCGCAGTCTCGGCGATTGGCGGTCGCTTCTTCGGCTCCGACAGAAATGGCGATTTCATTCGGTCGCCCTCGATCACCCTCACCGCCACGGACACGACCGGCAGCGTCGTCGAGGTGATCGTGAACCCGACCACGTCGAGCTTCCGCGGCTTCACCACCACCGGCAGCTTTGTCTCGCTGCTCGTGGCCGGGTTCAATCCGGTCGCATCGAACCCGCTCTGGCCGTCTGTCGATGACCTCCAGCTCGGCACGGCCGTCACCGACGCCATCCCCGAACCGGCAAGCTGGGCGATGATGATCAGCGGCCTCAGCCTTGCCGGTGCCGCGATGCGTCGCCGCCGGGTGAATGTCGCTTTCGCCTGA